A portion of the Gigantopelta aegis isolate Gae_Host chromosome 10, Gae_host_genome, whole genome shotgun sequence genome contains these proteins:
- the LOC121384679 gene encoding beta-1,3-galactosyltransferase 5-like isoform X1, whose product MKWRISLRVCFGRKLSYRIHKLILVSVAIVLLCVIIFRKNNVNPISPLLQSKNEMHGPSLMNTTFTITHGSITKGLPKATFQLHKGHRFNFTINNSCKWTINLLVVVCSSFANILERHAIRASWGSQDTLDSDSVLIMFLIGQQEKRRPFMQSLINKENEIYQDIIQANFVDTYYNLTMKSISLLQWASMYCKSAKYVLKVDDDVYTNIKILLSLVATHNSTEKFMMGLLRKNVDVLRNQTRGTAQKWVLSYEEYPNKTFPLYLLGAAYLISGPAVAGLYNATFKVPLLKLEDVYITGLCAQAAGVSRINSSKLLFVTRRARKLAHHAVNAFDLRPATILRVHRLLRRITK is encoded by the coding sequence TTTGCGAGTTTGTTTCGGGAGAAAATTATCCTACCGGATTCATAAGCTCATCTTGGTGTCCGTGGCCATTGTATTGTTGTGtgtaattatatttagaaagaACAATGTGAACCCGATAAGTCCTTTACTGCAGTCCAAAAATGAGATGCACGGTCCTTCTTTGATGAATACAACGTTTACAATTACACACGGCAGTATTACGAAAGGACTACCCAAAGCGACCTTCCAACTCCACAAGGGACACAGGTTTAACTTCACAATCAACAATAGCTGCAAATGGACGATCAATCTACTCGTTGTCGTGTGTAGCAGCTTTGCGAACATTCTAGAAAGACATGCCATTAGAGCTTCGTGGGGGTCTCAAGACACACTTGATTCTGACTCGGTCttgataatgtttttaattggcCAACAGGAGAAACGCCGCCCATTCATGCAGTCGTTAATAAACAAGGAAAACGAAATATACCAGGATATTATTCAGGCGAATTTTGTAGACACGTACTATAATCTGACAATGAAGTCCATATCTTTGCTTCAGTGGGCCAGCATGTACTGCAAATCTGCAAAATACGTTCTCAAGGTTGACGACGATGTGTATACCAATATTAAAATACTTCTGTCTCTTGTCGCCACACACAATTCAACTGAGAAATTTATGATGGGTTTATTAAGAAAGAACGTTGATGTTCTAAGGAACCAGACGAGAGGAACGGcccagaagtgggttctgtctTATGAAGAATATCCTAATAAAACGTTTCCATTGTACTTGTTAGGTGCGGCATACCTCATTTCCGGACCTGCGGTAGCGGGACTCTATAACGCCACATTCAAGGTGCCGCTATTGAAGCTAGAGGATGTGTATATAACGGGACTATGTGCACAAGCTGCTGGGGTGTCTCGTATAAACAGCAGTAAACTGCTTTTCGTCACGAGACGCGCGCGTAAGCTCGCACATCATGCGGTGAACGCGTTCGATCTCAGACCAGCTACAATTCTTCGTGTGCATAGACTTTTACGCCGCATCACAAAGTGA